One stretch of Euphorbia lathyris chromosome 7, ddEupLath1.1, whole genome shotgun sequence DNA includes these proteins:
- the LOC136201085 gene encoding uncharacterized protein, translating into MKSVKKGKKYERRLHPILKPHPPTLNDYSDEDTIFPSLSQEMPTLDANQEGWRQILRGKQVHGAANINETRNAAAQTPSSIAPINDLRNKRITSASPHTRATIDDEGVHSSLRRSTLDKKRHNLNNNADNELVTEMGARHLQGSDNPQSDNLIDNYESNYPCPSDTEISPENSETFRGRSVGGRGPYKGMDLDKLTNGRKNKLVVFIPPGKYFRPIGKHSNKLSSWLGYCARIYGPPTEPWDEIEKKHRSRLWAMVQDYFDVSTDEKLKKREELGKVEHDRPEMKRAKFEYFCFFQMKTAYRRWKHKLHSQYRKYTNDDERLKHVPKELSAYAWKDMLKVFGSKDF; encoded by the exons ATGAAGAGTGTAAAAAAGGGCAAGAAGTACGAGAGGAGATTACACCCGATACTTAAACCTCACCCACCTACCTTAAATGATTATTCCGATGAAGATACAATTTTCCCGTCACTAAGTCAAGAAATGCCTACTTTAGATGCAAATCAAG AGGGATGGAGACAAATTTTAAGAGGAAAGCAGGTACATGGTGCTGCTAACATTAATGAAACTAGAAATGCAGCTGCACAGACACCATCATCTATTGCGCCAATAAACG atttaagaaataaaagaattacaTCGGCTAGTCCTCATACACGTGCTACTATTGATGATGAAGGCGTGCATTCTTCGCTACGTCGATCTACTCTCG acaaaaagaGGCATAATTTAAATAACAATGCTGATAATGAACTGGTTACCGAGATGGGTGCTCGTCACTTGCAAGGTTCTGACAATCCACAATCTGATAATCTCATTGATAATTATGAATCCAACTATCCTTGCCCATCAGACACAGAGATAAGCCCTGAAAATTCTGAAACTTTTCGAG GGAGATCAGTTGGTGGTAGGGGACCATACAAAGGAATGGATCTCGACAAACTTACCAATGGAAGGAAAAACAAATTAGTTGTTTTCATTCCACCCGGCAAATATTTTAGACCAATTGGGAAACACTCTAATAAATTATCATCATGGTTAGGATACTGCGCAAGAATCTATGGACCTCCAACTGAGCCTTGGGATGAAATTGAAAAGAAGCACAGGTCCCGTTTATGGGCTATGGTTCAG GACTATTTTGATGTTAGTACTGATGAAAAGTTGAAGAAGCGTGAAGAGTTAGGAAAGGTCGAGCACGACAGGCCAGAAATGAAAAGGGCTAAGTTTGAGTACTTTTGTTTCTTTCAGATGAAGACAGCATATCGCAGATGGAAACATAAATTACATAGCCAATATCGCAAGTATACTAATGATGATGAACGTTTGAAACATGTTCCTAAAGAACTATCTGCATATGCTTGGAAAGACATGCTTAAAGTTTTTGGAAGCAAAGATTTTTAG